The genomic region GTTGACTAGTACCATTTTTCGTAGCCCTGTACTGGATCCCCAGATAAATTGTCTTGCCAAGCTTCAATCTCCTCACATACCCCTTTCGGGACTTGCATGGACTGAATGAAGTAATTTGGAACAGTAAAGAGGACTGATTGTGCCAAAGTGAATCTTTCTGCCAGAGAAAGTTGTTTTGCATCCCAGTTACATAGCTTAGTTCTGACCTTCTCAACCACAAATGCCAAGGTTGCGTTAGTGACTCTTTTGTGGAATAGCGGAATTCCTAAGTATGATCCCAACTCTTGGACCTTTTGAAAACTTAGTAACTTGCTTAGTTGGTTACTTAGATTATCATCGACTCCTCAAGAAAAGAACATatcgatttttttttttgcattaatCCGGTGCCACGAGATGCTACAAAACCAATCAAgaatacttttaattaatgagcAATGTTTCGTATCTGCTTTGGAAAAAATCACTAAATCATCAGCAAAGAATAAGTGTGATAAAGTTGATCCGGCCTGCGCAAGCTTGATAGGACTCCAGTCACTAGCAGTCTCTGCTGCTTTGATGTTGTCCCCTAACCATTCCATACATAAAACAAATAAGGAAGGTGACAGAAGGCATCATTGACGTACTCTTCTTGTGGGTCAAAGTTTTCCTATAGGTACTTTATTCCACATAACATGCATAATAGATGTCGAAATGGCATACATAATTACTTTACGTAAAAGGTTCGATATTCCTACTACATGTATCGATCTATCAATGAATTCCCAACTAACCCTATCATAGGCTTTCTCCAAGTCAATTTTAATAGCCATCCACTTGTTACTATTTCCTCACATGGAATGAATAACTTCATAGGTAATTAGAATATTATCAGAGATATTCCAGCCAGCAATAAACCCAACCTATTCTTATGCAATAATTTTAAGGAACATCACTTTGAATCTATTAGCTATTACTTTTATAACCAATTTATAAAGCAGGTCGACTATTCTTTGGGATAAGAACGATAAGTTTATTATTTAGTTCTTGGTCAACACGCCGTCCTTTAAACACTTCTTTCAGCCATTCACAAATTGCCCCCCTCCCGACCCATGCTATCTCACTGGTTTTGAAAAAGTAAAGCATGAAACCTATCACTTTCGGGAGCTTTGAGTAGGGTCATATCAAAAAGTGatgttttaatttcttcatttgagACCTCTTTTCCTAAAAAGTCAATCTCTCATTGCTCCAATCAAGGAAAATAGCTAGGCAATTCTTCCATCCTACTTGACATTTCCCCATACAGCTATTGAAAATAAGACATCGCTCCTGATTGAATTTCATTTAGTTCATACAACCAATCACCATTACCGTTATACAAGGCATCAGTGCTATTAACTTTCCTTCGTAGTGTCCAACTATGGAAAAAAATTGTGTTCTTGTCTCCTTGTTTGAGCCAATCACACCTTGACTTTTGTTTTTAAAGTAACTCTTTGTGATTAAACACCTCAACCTGTACATGTCCCTTTTAGTGACCATATTCAAATTCAATCTTTCCATATCATTTTTTCTAAAAAactttataataatatatttattaattaaaataaaaaattaaaacaacatataataataaataaataaatttaaatagaaGAAGAACGAAACTCAAAACTAATATGTTAAAAGCaaaacatttttatttctttcttcaaaattaatttatttccTCAAATATGGAGGAAAAATTGCCAACATtgcaaattttattttccgactTTTTCCCTAATTTTCCCTTTATAAATggctataattttttaaaaacaaaacatataataaaaacacattttaaataccagaatttaaaaaaattaaaaacaataataCGCGAATTAAACGTTTATAATCTAATGATTGATTCAACAAATTATCAACTTCTACTTTGACAGTTCTATTGcttgtttaataataataatataattatttaaaattcataaaaattaattttatcatatttacctCTCGATTTAatatccattttttttttcataattttatgtCACCAATCAAACTAATCTAAGCAATAATTCTGAACTTAACCAATGTGTGCGATGCAACATCTTCATATAGAATAACGTCCTTACTGTACAAAGCTGTGTGCCAATGTCTTTGTCATGCTTAGGTGTCACAATTCAACCAATACTTTGGACAGAGAGAACAGAAACCTAAAGCCACCCGCGTTGAGATAAGAGGCACCCACAAGTACTAATTTCCAAGTAAAACACTACGTTAAATAGCCATATAATAATTCAATGGGATACACGCAGAAGCATAGTTGATTGAAATCCTTTGAGAGCATTTCATATATTAAGAATCACAGTAACATCAGCAACGAACTACAGCAATTACATTAAGGCCATGGATCTATAGCCAAGATCCATGATTCTACCATAATAAGCATAATACTGCAAAGCCTAAAATACAATAGGGTACTAAACTTAACCTCCAAAACCATAGAGAGTCCTGCCTTGCCTTTTCAAGGCATAAACAACATCCATGGCGGTAACAGTCTTCCTTCTGGCGTGCTCAGTGTATGTCACTGCATCACGAATCACGTTCTCCAAGAAGATCTTCAATACGCCTCGGGTTTCTTCGTAGATCAAACCGCTAATTCTCTTCACACCTCCCCTACGAGCCAAACGGCGAATCGCAGGCTTGGTAATGCCCTGAATGTTGTCCCTTAAGACCTTCCTATGCCTCTTGGCTCCTCCCTTTCCGAGCCCCTTACCTCCCTTTCCTCTTCCTGACATTGTAGTGAAAAGCTGGAATTTCAAAGAAAATTTTTCAGAGGACGAAGAAGAATAGAGAATACTGAATCGCAACTGTGGAATGGATAGGGATTTTGTCGGTATTTATAGAGAGAATGATTGTTGTTTTGCGTGTTGTTGCTTTTTTGAAAGTTTGGCGGGGGCTAATCTGAGTCGCACGATCAAATTTTAATCGACGGTTCAAAGTATCTATCTGCGTGAAAAGAATGAGCTACATCTACACTGTTGATTCTTAATTAATCAACGGTTACTAGAAATACGATGTCTTTGTTCGGGGATTGTAGGAGTTTCGAATTTTGTATCTCATTTTTCTCTTGAGAATCTATCCCTGTTATGTTTAGTAAATTACATATACACCGTTGATAGGATTATCATCGACGGCTGAACTCAATTTTACGACATGTGACATAGATTGTGCTTTTTTTAGTGCTTTgactttgaaatttttaaaacagGCCGGTTCAAGATTTTTGAGAAAAGAGTTCTTTTATTTCCATTTTGGCGGATTGCGCTCTCTTGAACAATATAATTTACACCAGAAAAATCAATGTAAAATTAGACTTTGTCGGCATTTCAGATATAAACTTATTTTCTTCACGTGGTAGTGACAACTTTAATGATAAATGTGAttgatttaattgattttttattcaattcaattagtTTGTATCAGTTACTCAATCAATTGGTCCAAAATCTCTTCCAAATTGATAtctcaattaattttttattcgacCAGTCTAATTCAAACAATATGAGAAAATGCTTCAATTGTTTGATATTACAATCCTTATTTGATATCAATTTTATGACTCGTTACATGTTTAATTTAGCTTATTGTTAACTTTGTTACATTAGATGCTTGAAGCATtaggcttgaaattgatagattttaagcttagactGTGAAAAGGGCTAGATTGTAAAGTTAATTTAGCTTATTGTTAACTTTGTTacattaggggctaaattgaataaatgtaaaattttttatgaaattatgtTATAAATAGAAAGTATAAGGTCCATATGAGAAtatataaaatcatattttaatccAAAGCTATGAATCGAAAGTTATATTTATaccgagtttagggactaaattgaataaaatgtaaaatatggaGAAATTGAAAAATGGAATTATATAGGATCATGCATATCATAGCATAGTATGAAAGCGTTTGATATTTATTGGTTATATAAAATAATTGATTAAATCAAGATTTGGATTAAAGTGTAGTTAATTAGGGAAAATCTAAAATTACGAATTAGTCCCTAAAGTATCCACTCATTTCACATTTTgaacaggtaagttcatatggaacttactctcttattttatgttatgtgtgattttgtgtttgttatcatatataaatatgtttatatataattAGAACATTAGTGAATTTGGCATGTAATGGACTGAATTGAAATGTTATATGATCATTGGTTATTATGTAATAGTATAGGGTGCAAATGTGAAAGTTGAGTGATTACAGggcaaataaatgaaatatgtgatcaTGTATAAGGTACGATATGAATTATGAATAATTATAGGGATTGGTAATGTTATACATATACAAAAATGATGCtcgtgtgaacttagtaaaaagTTAGGATACGACTGGCATTATATGCGTGCTTGATTAGAGATGTTATAGGTTATAATGAGATCTAGCATTTGTTGTAAATTCTCGAGTTATATGTAATAGAGGTTTACCCCGGACAGTTAACATGATGTAATCCCAGCTTGTGTGAGTAACTTATTTGAATGTTAATGTTGTCATGTGCCTAGTTATGACATTATACGCCAAGGATATCCAAATTGTATGCCAAGATGATTGGTAATTGTTACACTTATAAATAATCAAAGTAAGCCTAGTATTTCTATTTGAACTTGCTAAGCATTCTTAATGCTTACTCTAGTTGTTTCCTTTCCTCGTAGATTGTCACCTTATGAGACTTGCCGACCGGGATCAACATGATGCACACACTATTAACACGACAGTAGATATATGTTCATTTTAAGTTAAGACATTGTGGCGTGTATATAAGGGTACCTTGTTGAGTAAATGGTCATTTTGAGTTAGATGTTATATGGTAAATGTGGTAATGGGTAAATTTGCATGtttaacatggtacttaacttataGTTGCATGATTTGGCTAAGGATGATGCCTTGTAAATGAAGCTCATAAGTCTTGTATGGTTTAATATGTTAAAGGTTGCAAGTGAATTAGTAGAAATAGCCAGGTTAATGGATGTTTAGAAATGGTAAGTTCGAATACTAAGCATAATACATAGCTTAGTGAATATATAACACCCCAGCCtgacatgtaacaccctaacctgaCTCGTTTGTTGGATCTGGGTATGGAGCGTCACAAATGGACCGGGTTCTCCTATCCATAATTAATTTAAGCTAACTTAACTGATATAAAGAAAACTAtagtaaaataatctaaaaataataTCAATAACAATTACAAAGGCCTTACGCCACTAAATGTTTATGCCTTCACAATTGCAGTCTCTAATTAGTCTATTCACTTACAAAGAGacacttaaaattttaacttattgCTAACTAATTCGGAATCCAAACCTTAAGGATGTTGTCTGGTTACACTATGATTTATCCTGAGGTATAGCCTCCAAAGGTACTCTCTTCCTATGTGTATGACTGTAAATTATTGTGATCCCCGATCTTATCATTGTATAGTTGGGTCCCTCATTTGAGTTCCTTCTCTTCACCATAATTAAACCTTATCGCACGAGGGTAACAATGTAAAATAAACTAAACATAAATTTACTCATTGCTCACTCGAGGCGATTATTCTTTATCAGGGTGACAGACTCCATCTGATCCTCTAAGCTACTTGGCTTCCTATCAGACCTCTCTCCGGTCTAAGTTTCCACTCAACTATACCCCAAATACTTCACCATATCAGCAAATCCTATCATTAATTCTTGTCCTTCCTCCATTACACTTCCCTCTCTTTCGGGGTGTTCATTGTCCTCTATCTAACTTGGTTATGCACCTGTTTACATCATGTACCTTTATGGTGGGTTTCTCGTCTTTTCGACCAAGTGTTATTAGGACATACCCTTTTTGGTAGACTTCCATGGTCGGACCAATCCTTGGCAGACTCATTTATTTCCACACCTTAGTCTTGAAGAACTTGTTAACATTTTTGTAATGTGCTTGCCTTCAACAAGCCTCGCCACCCTGACGTACCCATTCTCCTTCCACTTATTGTTCGCAGTGGTGGGATTAAATCCAATAAACCACCAATAACCTAGACCTTTCCTAAGGACTCGCCCATCCCATAAATGAAGGTCAATCTGAGTATTTGAACCAACATGTTATCGTCCATGTGACTATACAAGCCTACCATATTACTTGCTTATTTCCTCCGTATGAGGCTATCATTGTGGCGGTGTATCCACACTAAACTTTCCTTAAAGAGGAATAACCTTGACAAATATGTTGTCCCCTAGACAGAATCCTTATCTTACGGGTGGAATTCCCATCCCTTTCATGAGTTTTTCCCCTCTCACGTGCAATTTCTTTGAGCACTCTCTGATGGCTCTTCATTATAAATTATTGCTTACGATCATTGGATAATTTCCCTATTTTCATTCCCATAATTAGGCCATCTCTCGCATGACCTATCTTCCTCTAAATCTTGTTGGGTCTTCAACCATTCCTTGTTGGCTTTCACATTTGTCTTTACCACTTTATTTTAActaggggtgagcattcgatcaaatcgaatcaaatcgaatcgaaaatttttgagttaattgaatttttgaatcttattttatcatcctaacttaatTTGAAGTTTTCTTGAATCGAgttgagtgagatggaattcgaatcaaatcgaatatatttgttcgagttaaattttaaaaaatgacttTAGTGttgtttattttatgtaatttttcaaaaaatatttttcatacaacaaaaattgaagtaaataagtgaataaataagtgagtaaataactaaaaataattaagaagaagaagaaggaaagagggtttattttagggtttttttgagaaaaaaaggttttaaagtttaaattgaatggaaatagagaaaagaagaaaaatactTTGGGGTTTGGAATTTGCTGGGGATTTGGTTTAGGGGAGGAATTGAGATTTGGGAAAATAAATCTTTGGGGCTTGGGTAGACTGGCTTGGGGAAATGGAAAATATAAAATGTTTGGGCTTGGGGGAAATTGGGTTTAAGTAAAagcctaaaatttaaaaaaataaaaaaatatatatagtttatattcggtttattgaattattcgagttattcgaattcaaaAATTTAACTCAACTCGAActcaaaattcgaaaaaaaatcgagttgattcgattaacttgattcgaataattcgaaattcaaaatttttttagatttttttgaatcgaatcgaattttgctcacccctaatttTAACTCCTTTTCCACCTGCATGGTTTCTCATACTTGGCACACTAAACATGTACCCCTGACTTGAAGTCCTAGGGAACTTTTCGCGTTTGCTTTCTGGCAGATTCTATGGGTTACCATAGccgagctatggtcttataccctTCTCACCTTATTTCCCTTGTCTTGATAGACTTACCGGGGTTTACTGTCCTGGTGGACTTTATCTGTGTTTACTGTCCCAACGGACTATCTCTATTATATGTTAACTGTCCTAACAGACTATCTCTGTTCTGTGTTTACTGTCCTAGTAGACTATCTATTCTGCGTTTATTGTCCCAACGAACTATCTTTATTATGTGTTTATTGTCTCAATAGATTATCTCTTTTGTGTTTACTGTCCTAGCGGACTATTTCTTTGGATGTCATAGAGTttttcatccatggtcttactcattataCTTGGTCTTTATAGCATTTTTCATCTATGGTCTTATACTATATACCTTATACCTTGTAACATGCTGTCATGAAATCTTTCATCCATAGTCTTACGCTACGTACCTCATACTAGATTGCCATAGCatctttcatctatggtcttacGCCATATACTGTCGTCACGATGTCGCCCTAAAGGACCAGTCGATACCGCCAtcacggtaaatacctttccatGATTTTCATTTCCTGAATCATCCTTCAATTATATCATTTACACCACCTAACTTTGATGTTCGAACACCGTAGTGTTCCCTCAGTAAAACCCAAAGCTTCGTCCATTGCAGTAGCTAACAAGGTCGCCTCTTATTTCCCTTCTTAACTTTATTTATCCCATAGAGGTTTTTCCTACATTTATCATGCAATCATGTACATATTATCATCATATTTCATGGCTATGCGATGTACGCTATACTATGACCATTTCATGCTTATACAAACATGGCATACTCTAACAACATAGATTGTAACGTCCAAGGTTGGAGTTTTAGGAACTCACCTGATACTTTATCGTCTCCTCAGAATAGCCTTCTTGAACGCTAGAGCTTCCATTCTTCTGAAAGCTAAACATTCCAACCAAAATCACGGGTTATACTCAAAATTCTTAGCTTAAACCCATTTTTCAGAAATATGTAGAACCCTTAAAATGGTTCCGAAGTCCATAACTTCATTTATTAACTTTTATGTACACAGAAAGGTTAAAAACCTTACCATCTTATTGATTTCCTTACTTTTGCATCTCAATCCTCATGAAGTTCGCTCCATGTAGAACTTCTATGACCATTCCTTCTTCAAACTACCGAAGAAGATGAAGAACggaagaaaataaaacaaaaattcggGAAGGAAATCATCATTGAGAAGCCATTTCTCAATTATTTATTGTCTTTCTCGTACTATTACTAACTTTTTGAGAACTATCCATTACTAATTATTATGTCTCCCACAAAGGAATCATCTGGTTCTATTCTAACTGAACCAAGTTTGGTTCTCAACCATGTCCAATTCAGTTTCCAACTTTCCCGTTCCTTCTAATAGAGGCCGTTAACTTGcagttttttcaatttagtcctcctaTTATTTCAGGTTTTCGAATTATCAAAAATCTAAATGTTACAAAATACTTTGGTTAGTTCATGTCAAGCTAATTCATTAAATTGTTTAGTTTTTAGTTTGCATAATGAAACATGTTTGATTCAGTAAATGAAATATTTAGATATGAATAGTTGAAATGGAAATTGAATATGCTTAAATGAAAGATATTTTTAATGTAATATTTTCAATGGTTGGTTCCATGAGATATAGACTTGTTTTAGCTTAAATTGTATTATTTTGGCATAGGAAGAATTGACATATGAATGGTTGTGATGATATGTTGTGATTGGAAACACTTGAATTAGGTACCAAATATGAATTTTGCCAAAAATAGGGGCAACGTCCGACTATGAGCCCCTGACATCGCAACATCGTCTGACAGTGAGTGATGTCACGACGTAGATATACATGTTATTGTGACATAACTTAGTTGACAATTTCATAACGAGAAAATTATGAAGTCATGACGTCacccaaaatttttaaaacttcacAAATTGATCCTAATTCAATCTTGGGTTAGCataagagctttcgtaagctcgctTGGGACCCAGAAATGAATATTTTGCATAGTATGAATGCAATAATATACTTATTTGCATATGTGTACAACTGTATGATGTATAATTATCTGAGGTTGCTCCGACGATGAGTGTAGCACGCTGTAGCTCGGACTCGATGGTCAAGTTAAGAAAGGGGTGCTacataagcatttaatgcttattaagttCAAACAGAATTTACAGCACTTACCTTGATCATAGGTGAGCAAGTTAACCACCAAAGGATTAGACATACATCTTGTAACGACTCAGTTTCTAATAGTGTCAAAAAATACAATTTTGGGACATAGTTTTCGTAAACCGAGTCCATAAAtaataattacaaatatttatagagttattatatttatgaataaaaATTTGGTTAAGCAATTTAGCCAAAAATATGGTTAATTAAGTCTcaataattaaattgtaaaagcttAATCGCTATAAATTTTAATTAGGAAAATGATTGGGGACTTAAATAGTAATTATCCAAGGGACTAAATGGTTAATAAaccaatttaaattaaattttagtggATGATGATGGTGGAATGTCATTAGAATTAACTAATGGTGATTAatgaataattaattaaagtttacattaattaattatgattaaACATgctaatttaagtataaatataagAACAAAGTGGAAATAAAGATAAACTGGTGTCAcctttttcatcaaatcataGCAACCAAAGAATAAAAGAAAGGAGAGAGATTTAGGTTTTCATGCATTCGATTTTTCAATTTCAAGTAAGTCCCTagccatttttctttgatttttatggAAATTTAATCATCAGagtttgatttagctagcccatgtaccaatttgtaaaacttttaaagtttttaaaagtttatattgttgagaaataaataaaattggtGCGAAATTGTTAGAAATTGAGCTTAGTATATAAAATGAACaaaattgtaaagcttaattgttagttttgtacattagagaccaaaataaaaaaaataaaaaattgtcaTAAATTGTTGGTAAGAATAGAAAATAGAGGGTGACtaatgagttttggtgaaatcagATTTTAATCTGAATCCCTAAATTGAAAATTATGCTTGTCTCGgttttaagggattaaattgaataaattgcaaagcATGTGAAATTTGGTATTTGATTTTGATTTGGTTGGAAATTGATAATGTGATATGTTTTACGATTATTTTTAGCTAATGACAACATTGAACAACcgagagggaaaggaaaagcAAAAATCATCGACAAATGACGCGCAAAACCTCGTTTTATAATTGTATGATTCAGGATAGAAACATTTGATTTTATATGCATATTTATTGATTGTTGAATTATTAAAGTGAGGCTATTTTGATAATATGAAATGTTTTGATTGAATTTGATATGTAACACCGAGATAAAcgactaaaatgaaaatatgtcttataacatgaaatatgtgtgtttgatgatgaatggGGTTGCGGTTGTGAATTTGATCGAGAAACAATATATGtactaaatttcaaaataattcttATATGATAGAACGATGTAcatggtatgaaaatgcatatGTGACCAAATACAGGGTATGAATATGTGGGTAAGATGGTTACAGGTATGGAAATGCTTATATATAGGCATAATACCAAAAATAGCCCCTAACATTTGGTTGTTAGGTCACTTTGACCCTTTATATTTTTTTGGAACATTTTGGCCCCTAacatttttgtaacgccccaaataatCTATTTTTGTTTCTATAAATTTTTTACACtactgtgtatctgctttagtggttaagtgttctgggtgtgtgtgtgtgaggtcctaagttcaagccctagcttggacaaattttgttatttttggaattaagccaTATCTctgttcagtgggcttatatttaattatctGTAAAtttatatcagaatgagcctactggtttgAGTGGTAAAGGAGTTGGTGTGATAGACGTCATGTGTTCGAATCCCCAAGCGATTAAGGGAGTTTATTTTTGCTCGGTTAATTGAAAAAGTTTCATTGGAATTGGAATTCTGAGATAGTTGAGATTGATATGTTAATAGGGGGTTAGGATATTGTTGTAtcagttttaatttttttcaaagaaTTTCGTTCTCTCCCTCTTCCTCTAAAAAAAAATTCTGATGTTAGTTTCGTTTTTCCTCTTCCTTGCGTTTTCTTTTGTGACCAATTCAATTGTTCAACTTCGATATTCTGAATTTTTGATTTCTTGTGCTTTGATAAGTGGGGGTAAGGTTTTACTCGAGTTAAGATCGAGGGGGTTTTTCATTTTAGTACCATTCTTGTGATGTTGTTTTTCATTAGTTTTAATTCTGGGTTTTGGCAGCAACAAATTGCAAAGGACAGGGCTCTTCCCTTACGAAATCTTAGGTGGAATCGTTCGGGGCATTGGGGTAAGTGTCGAATGCTTGTTTTGGACTATTGGTGATTTTGGGATTTCAGTTTAATCTAGAGTTATAACTGATTTTGGAAGGTTTGTGGTATCGATTTTAGGTGCTGGTTTGTTCAGGAGTGTTTTTGCATCGAAacaataccaggtgtgtacccgaaatgcaGAAAAACAAGAttcgacaaaagccaaaaaattccactatcgacgccacacggccatgtgatggcCAGGGtgtggctgtgtgagccacacgggctaggccaaatTAGGTATGtgggtcacacggacgtgtggtatctgggccaggccgtgtgatctacaCAGGCAATGtcaatctgggcgtgtgggccacatgggcaatgctaatctgggcgtgtgggccacatgggcaaaccacacgagcgtgtgggcccatttatttaaatttttcccTAGGATTGCACGGGTCATTCCAAATGGCTGTGGGCCTACTGTAAGGTCGGTAAGAGCTAATTAAACCCTTAACTATATGAATTGTCTGTTTGATATTCTGATCTGATTAGAATTCTGTTGCATGTCTACTTGCACTATTATCTGTTATCTATATAAGATCATGAGTATGTAAGCATGTTAGATTATTTTTCTAAGCATGTATATATCTATATCTGATATTGGGGTTGGGATGatgtatattggaggaagtgttctgaaaggcaatTTACGCCTATTATCTGGCTACGTTATATTTGTTATGTGCCGCATTAGTACAGCATGGTGTGCAGGGCTGGGTGAGTATTTTAAACTCCACATGGTGTatagggatggtcggagatggtgtgtagaggatggtgTAGGATATTTGATTGTTAATTCTATTTTGTACATCCGTATCTGTATCTGTAATGGGCCTAGGCCGGAATTGTATCTGACTGATTCTGACATTTTGGTTGtctgcatgcttaattctgtagggttacacactgagtttacgtacactcacccttttctgtttattctgtacaggtaatccacatAGTTAGGTGGATCAGCGCAGTGGGGGACTCGACAGTGGCCACTCGCTATTACCGTTTTACTCAGTTTCATAGTTTTATTTAAGTTTGGCATTAAGGCTTGAGAGTTTGTATTTTCTAAGACTCTCTGAACTCTTTTAAACTGCCTGGTTTTGGTTTGGGTTTTTGGATTTAACTTGCTTATTACTTTGATGTTTAAATCATGAGTATCTAAAAATGCGAACTATTTTCCCTAAAAACGATTGTTTTTCCTAAGCTTCCGCTAAAATGAAATGTTTTAAGGCAAGTCAACTAATTGAACATATGTTTTGAAATAGATGAAAGCAATTAAAGGTTTATAAGCTTAAGGTTTTATCGAGTTAGCTCTGTTTTCAAACCCATTttatgtgacatcaccagattcggccataacgtctaggccgagtttggggcgTTATAGTTTTTTTGTCAAATTGGTTTATTTTTAACGGACAACGTGGACGTGAGTTGACTGACAGCCAACATTAATTGCTGACGTGGCGGTCAAATGTAATTAAATGGTGACATGGAACTATTTTGTCTTATATGCCACGTTagcaaattattttaaaattattgtaaaaaattattaaaatgatt from Gossypium arboreum isolate Shixiya-1 chromosome 1, ASM2569848v2, whole genome shotgun sequence harbors:
- the LOC108480129 gene encoding histone H4, with amino-acid sequence MSGRGKGGKGLGKGGAKRHRKVLRDNIQGITKPAIRRLARRGGVKRISGLIYEETRGVLKIFLENVIRDAVTYTEHARRKTVTAMDVVYALKRQGRTLYGFGG